GTAACATCCCTTCCTTGCTTCTTATACACTTCAGCAATCAGATTAACTTGAGTATCCTTTCCAGAGCCATCTAAGCCATCAATGACAATGAACTTCTTCATTTTTACACCTAGATTATTTTGAATTCATCTCCATTGCATCTTCAATCGGATAAAATTCCGTGTATTTGGAATTTCTTTCTATCGGATTTCTATCCAAATCTCTAACCATCCTACTCAATGTATCAATTGATGCTTCAACTCCATCAGGCGCTCCGGAAGCTTCGGACAATTCATCCCCACCTAATGTTCCTCCCAGATCATTTGCACCAGCAGTCAATACAACCTGTGCAAATCTGAATCCCATTTTTACCCATGAAACTTGAATATTCGGGATTAAATCTTTAAGCATCAATCTTGAAACAGCATACAGTTTCAAGTCTTGAGTTCCTGTAGCTCCAAGGTTTGACTGGCCTTCCAAAAATATTGGAGAGTATTCATGCATAAAAGTCATTGGAATAAATTCTGTAAAACCGTTAGTATCCTGTTGAATCTGTCTGATAATGTCAATATGCTCTACCCTTTCTTCTAGATTTTCCACATGGCCGTACATTATTGTTGCAGAACCTGGAATTCCAACTTCCTGAGCTGTTTTTACAATATCTATCCATTCAGCTACACTAACTTTTTCAGGACAGATTATTTCTCTTGACCTGTCGGTCAATATTTCTGCAGCAGTTCCTGGCAATGTATCAAGCCCTGCTTTTTTTAGTATTTCAAAACCTTCAGCAATGTCTATTCCAGATAATGAGCAAGCATCCTTTATCATTGTTGGTGAAAATCCATGAATTGAAACGTCATGATATTCATCTTTCAATAATGTAAGCAAATGTTCATAATAATCAATGTCCGCATCGGGAAGTACTCCACCCATCAATGTAAATTCACGAGCGCCATTCGCCACGGCCCCCCTTGCCTTTTGAAGTATTTGCTCATCATTTAAAATATAAGCATCAGAGTCTCCAACATCCCTTCCGAATGCACAGAATCCACATCTAACAGTGCATATGTTTGTGAAATTAATATTGCAGTTGTTAATGAATGTTACATTGTCTCCAACAATTTGGTGTCTTAAAAAATCAGCAGTTGCCAGCAAGGGATATAATTCCTGCCCCTTAATATTCATCAAATAATTTGCTTCTTCAACATTAATTTCTTCATCCAAAGATTTTGTTAAAATTTTTTCTGTTTTGGAAGAAATCGGAAGTTTGTCAAACATGATTTTATATTACTTTAAAGTTAAATAAAAAGGTTACTATTAAGTTTCAGTAATGTATAATAACCTAAATTAATTAAATTAAAAAATCATTATCAAATAGCTATTTATAATATTTTTAATATAATACTAATATATATTAAATTGAAGTGATATGATGGACAGTACAGAAGCTATTTATAATGGCCTAAAAGACGCTGGAATTGATTTCATTGTAAGCGTTCCATGCGTAAACCTATCAAAACTGTTAAACATGATCGATGAAGATGATGAAATAATCCACATTCCAGTTACCCGTGAAGAGGAAGGAATTGGAATATGTGCTGGAGCTTATCTTGGCGGCAAAAAAACTGCCATTTTAATGCAAAATTCAGGACTTGGAAATTCTATAAATGCTTTAAAATCCCTTATGGAGCTGTATGAATTTCCACTGTTAATGATAATGAGCCACAGAGGAACAGAAGGAGAATCTATTTGCGGACAAGTCCCCAT
This genomic interval from Methanobrevibacter sp. contains the following:
- the cofH gene encoding 5-amino-6-(D-ribitylamino)uracil--L-tyrosine 4-hydroxyphenyl transferase CofH, with amino-acid sequence MFDKLPISSKTEKILTKSLDEEINVEEANYLMNIKGQELYPLLATADFLRHQIVGDNVTFINNCNINFTNICTVRCGFCAFGRDVGDSDAYILNDEQILQKARGAVANGAREFTLMGGVLPDADIDYYEHLLTLLKDEYHDVSIHGFSPTMIKDACSLSGIDIAEGFEILKKAGLDTLPGTAAEILTDRSREIICPEKVSVAEWIDIVKTAQEVGIPGSATIMYGHVENLEERVEHIDIIRQIQQDTNGFTEFIPMTFMHEYSPIFLEGQSNLGATGTQDLKLYAVSRLMLKDLIPNIQVSWVKMGFRFAQVVLTAGANDLGGTLGGDELSEASGAPDGVEASIDTLSRMVRDLDRNPIERNSKYTEFYPIEDAMEMNSK
- the comD gene encoding sulfopyruvate decarboxylase subunit alpha, which codes for MDSTEAIYNGLKDAGIDFIVSVPCVNLSKLLNMIDEDDEIIHIPVTREEEGIGICAGAYLGGKKTAILMQNSGLGNSINALKSLMELYEFPLLMIMSHRGTEGESICGQVPMGQSTPRILEAMDFKFFKPGTPEAAYEDIRESWELSLEDGKPVSVLLEIKYW